Below is a window of Pirellulales bacterium DNA.
CCCGGTTCAGCTCGTCTCGCAGTCGCTCTTGGCCTTGCGCGACCAGGACTACGTAATAGCCACCGGCGATGGGCCAGCCTACGAGCTTTAACTTGGGAAAGCGATCGATGTAGAAATCGGCGACGCAGTCGTCGGCCACCGTGGCATCGAGCAGACCATCTTGTACGCGCTCCATCGCATCGACGTTGCCTGAATACCGCTCGATATCGATAGGATCGTCGTTGTCTTCAACCAAATTGGTCAGGTAATGATCCGCGAGCGAGTTGACGAGGACGCCGATTCGCCAGCGGCGCTTCGCGTCATTCTTTGCACGAATCTGCTCCCACGATTCCAGCGGACTGTCGCGCAGCGCAAGCAGTTGCAGGCCGAAAGCGTAATACGGCCGCGTGCAAAGATAGTCTCGCAATCGCTCGGGCGTGCGTTCAAAACCATTCAGAGCAATGTCGATCTGGCTGCCGAGCAGTTGCGGCACCGTCTCCCACTGACCTTGCTGAAACTTCGCTTTCACTCCCAACTCGCCGGCGAGCATGTCGGCTAGGTCCACCTCAAAGCCGACGAGTTTCTCTGGTTCGTGCGGATCGGGAAATACATACGGTCCGCCCCCTTCCTGATCGCCTCCCCAAATCAACATGCCCCGCTGGCGAACCTTGTCGAGCGCATCGGCCGCTGCCAGCGGCTTCCAAGCAACGGCGAATGAAAAAAGGAGGTAACAGGCCGCGGCGAATAGTGCTGGGATGCGCATCGAGCCGCTGATTGTAAGCCGCTATGAGATAAAGACAATCCAGCGGTTCCCGGCGTTGTGGCGCGAAATTACAAGACCTCTTGACATCGAGCGGTCGGTTCACGGCACCGTTTTCTCATTCGCCACTCGACACAATTATGTACATTAGATCCTTTTCTATTACTAACTTCAGACTCTGGCACGGACAGCCACTGGGAGAAGATGGGAGAAGATTATGGCTTCTGGCAAGTTCGAAGAGCAAGCGACACTAAACTGCCGGCAATGAGCCGCATTCACGGCGAAATGGGATCGCGAACTGGTATCGCCATACGCCTGCCGCCGCCGCGGCCACGCGAGACCCAGCGAGTCGTCTCGCGAACCGCAGCACATAAATCGCTGCCTTGGATCGTAGCACACGATCGATCCGCAGGTTGAAGGCGATCTCCATTCTCCCGATCATTAGCGTCGCCGGTATCCAACTCAAAAGCATTTCATGCGAATCTCTTCCGCAATCGCATCTTTGAGCAGTTGGATATTTTGCTCGTCCTGACGCTTCAAATCTCGCCACAGGTTTTGCAACTCGGGCTTATCTTCGGCATTGGCGATATATTGGTCGTACCGCCATACGCCGTCGAGCCGCTTGCTAAGCTCATGCACCAAATCGTGATCGTGATCGGCGCAGCCTCTGGTTTCACCGACGTGTTCCAGTTCCTTTTGCGCGGCTAACATTGTTTGGTCTCCAATTTTCAGTATGTCTGGTTATCGTTCGCTTCGCGATCTGATGTTTCAGCACGCACTCGCTTCTTTTCGCCTGGTCGCGCGCCAGATCAACCGATCACGAGAGCTACCCTCAGTTCATCCTTTCACTTGAATCTTTTTTCCGCGCGCTTGCTCCGACTTGGGGAGCGTTACCGTGAGCATTCCGTTGCGATATTGGGCATTGACTTTCTCGGCATCAATGCCGCCGGGAAGCGTCACCGTGCGACACAACTCGCGTTCTTCCCAGTGATAGCCATTTCCCTTTTCTTCCTTGGATTCCGCATGGTGCGAACCGCACAAGCGCAGTTCGTTGTCTCGCACCTGAACGTCGAAGTCTCCCGACTCGAAGCCAGGCGCTTCGGCATGCACGACAATCGAGTCGTCGTTCTCCTCCACGTGGAGTCCCCAGTTACTTTCGCGTCCCAGGCGATTCACGGTCGGCCACATCGGCGCCATCGAGAAAAAGTCTTCGAACAGCCGATCGAAATCGGTTCGAAATCGGCCAAACGGACCGAAACTCGACATTGGAAGCCGGGGCTGCGTTGTCGCAATTGTTCCGTGAATGGGCTTTTCGTGTGGTGGCTGTTTCTTGGGAGTGGTTTCCTGTGCCATGATGCCTCTCCTTTTTGTAAGTGTCGTTGTGAAATGAATTGGTTCGACATGAACCACGCTGGTAAGGGCGAACCCAAATCTTGGCTGCGCCGCCAAAGTTGCGTTCGCTGCTATTTCATCGATCATCAAGCCGCCTCACTACATTATCGTCGATTGTGCAAATCTCAGGCCCAACATTACCTTCTTGCGCTGAGGGCGGTGCTACGGTTCCTCTCGAGGTTCATCATGGTCACCGCCGAATAACAAGAACCGGCGGCCGATGAACCTCGGCCATCACCCATCGCAGGCGCGAAGTTTCCCGGCGACATCGCCCAAGATTCTCCGCGCCATCTCGCAGTCCGTTGCATTGTGGATTGGCGATTGCGATTTAATGGTGAATGAACATCGCCATCCGTCCGCTGACAATGATTCCACTCAGGAGCGTTTGCGCACCAAGAGCCAACAGGGCAACCGAAATCAATGTCACCACCGCGCCGACTTCCGTAATCGCCAATATTCCAAGCACAATGGCGCCAATGCCTACGAGCGTTTCCGCTCCCGCCTCGGTATAGACCGCATTGTGGACCGTCGACGGATGTGCCGAGCCTACTCCGCCGCGAAGCTGCCCGAGCCGAAAGGTCGTGGCGCTTCCCAACAATAACGTGCCGCCGAGCACGATGATGGCCACGGATAGCAACGTCACCGGCGCAATTTGCAGCAAGGCCAGAATTCCGAGTGCAATCCCCGCGGCGCCTCCAACCAACTCGGCCGATACCCCCGTCCCCAGTTCGACCGTTTCGGTGTCGGCAGGGTACGCGGCCAACTGATTGAATCGCGATGCCACCGCGATTCCCGCCAGCAAGAAGGCTGCTCCCAGTGCAATGGTTGCCACCGAGGCCAAGTACAGAGCCGATGAACTCATGACCAGAGCCAGAATCGCCAGCACTAAAGTGGCTGCGCCAGCCAAGGCTTCCGCCGAAAACCCCCCAACGGTGATTCTTGCCGTGGTCTCGGTTGATTGGTTCCGAGTGACGGCGCCCGGAACGGTCGTTTCTGCATGTTGAATGACAGGCATGATCCACCTCCTCAAAAAAAAGAAATACGTTGAAAGCGATCGACTCATCCAAACCGCGAACTTACGGTTTTCGACTTACCATAAAAACTCGCAATTCTTGGACCATACACATGTGGAGAATCGCTGAAAGTGTCTTCATGATCCTTATCATCCGGAGGTCTGCAGCGAATCCTCTGCAAGGGTTGGGCGCATTTTCAGCCTGCGGACAGCATCAATCGCGGAATTCGAGTTTCGCTCGAATGCTGAAGGGATCGCCTGGACAGGCGCGGCGCGCCATTCGTCGCAGATCGATCGAATCAGACTGCTTCTCCGTTGCAATTCGCGCTAATTGCAGCCAAGCTGCGTTGCGGTCTACCACAGCAGCACGAAGTTGATCGCGTGCAGCCGTCAGAGCTGCTGTAAGGATCTGAAGTTTCCGGTAATCGTCCATCTTAAAAACAATCCTGCAATGTGTCCGCGCACCGGTTGCTCGTCGCCAGTGACGACATGAATTCAACCGTCCGCCAACCTGGTTGCAAATATCTCATTCGTGGTGGTTTCGAATAATTCGACGGTTGTATCTTCTGGAAATTCGGTTAGCCGATGAGCGATGTGAGTTGCGAGCGCCGCAGCGCCGGGAAGTAGGCCTAACAAGCACTGGGTCGCTTGTGACGAATCGATATGCGAAAGATCCAGCCAGATCGGCACGCTGCTGATCGCCAAATCAACCGCGCTGGCGAAAATCGACATTCTCAACATGGTTGTCCTCCTACATTTCAAGAAGCACGCCCTTGGCCGATGCGGGATGGAACGAAGTGCGCCAACCAACGAAGTTCGTTCTTGTCTTGTCGACTGGCCGACTCCTTCGATTCATCCACCGGGAGCCGTATGTTTACCAATCGTAGCAACTGCCGTGCCGCCGACTTAAGCGCGGAGAAGCCTTACGGAATCGATGGAAAACTGGCAGCCTGCATCCAAACAATAGTCCAGGCGTTATGAGAGTCTATCTGCCAGCGCCACCGTGAAGAACCACAGACGCTACTTGGCAGCGATGTTTATGCCAGGTAATGCGCGACCTGCGATACCGACGACGTGGAAGCCACAGCGATCAATCTTCATCGTAGTCGTCGAGCCGTACCTCTTTGCTGCGCGATGACGAGCGGCACAGCAAGATGAAAGCCAGCGCCAAGCAGAGGATGACCAACAGATAGGGAATCGTATCGCCATGCACCGCGGGGCCTTGCGTCTGGTATGCTGCCTGCGCCGTCGAAGGAAGCACAAGCCGGCAGACCAACAGTACGATGAACGATCGCACAATTCGCCAGTGGGCAACGATTCGATGCAGATACATAATGCTAGATCGGCAAGCGGGCAGGAAGCTTCGTGACTGCGACCAACATTATGTTGGTCGATCGATCGATTACCTACATTGTAGCAAGCCCGGCGAGCGTTTGCAGCCCACTGAATTTCGCCAGTTGTCCCTCGGCGGCTGTCAATGACCAGTCCTATTAGCGTCGAAACCAGCTTTTTTCGCTGGCGACCTTGGGCGATTCGAGGAGTGAACTTGGCTCATCGGTCTGTGCGACTAGCTCTCGGTGGACGCTTCCCGATTGCTGCCCACCAAGGCCCAGCACATGCCAATCGCGGTGGTCGGCACGGGCCATCGCGTAACCATTGTTGATTACGGGGCGCTTCGAGCGAGTGTCATAAGCCACCAGCGTGAGCTTAGCTGTTCCGATCGAGCGGTTGCGTTGAAAGATGGCGATTTTGGGAATCATTACCGTTGCCGGAGGCGGCAGCGACAGACCGGGAAAGCCAAGGTAATAGTCGGTGCCGTCGGTGCCGACGCCGCCGCTGCCAACTTCGAGTACCACGTCCGAATCTTCTGCTTTGGCGACCAACGTGCATTGATTGGCCAACAGCCGCTGGTGCAGTGAGATCAAGATATAGTTTTTGTCGATGGCTTCGAGGTATTGGGTGTCGAGAAAAACTTTGGCTCCAGAGATGGGACGCAAGTCGACTTTGTTGAGCGCGCCATCGACGGCGCTGGATAGCAGCAGTTGCTCGATCCCCGTGCGGGCCGTATCCGAATGCCGAATGCTGGCACAACCGGTGTACGTTAGGATCTGGAGAAGTCCAATAAGGCAAGGCAGCAGCGACAGACGAGGTTGCTTCATCATCAATGGCCCCAGAAATGGGAGTG
It encodes the following:
- a CDS encoding Hsp20/alpha crystallin family protein — its product is MAQETTPKKQPPHEKPIHGTIATTQPRLPMSSFGPFGRFRTDFDRLFEDFFSMAPMWPTVNRLGRESNWGLHVEENDDSIVVHAEAPGFESGDFDVQVRDNELRLCGSHHAESKEEKGNGYHWEERELCRTVTLPGGIDAEKVNAQYRNGMLTVTLPKSEQARGKKIQVKG